The DNA segment TTGACGCCTTCCGACGCCAGAAGATCAACTACCCGGCGACCAATGCCCTTCGTCGAGCCCGTCACGATGGCATTCTTGCCCTTTAAACCCAGATCCATGATTCATCTCCCAACCAGATGTGAAAAACTCGCTTCGACCCCCCGTGAGGCCGCTGCCGCGCGCCGAGACCGGCGCATTGAAGTCCCGCGAACCGGATGCGGCGTGACCGCATCTGTCATGAAAAGGCGCCCGGAAGGTCTCCCCCTGCTCCGCGGGACGTAACGGCAGGATCGGAGCCATATCATAGATTTTTGCCACCGAACAGGATAAGAGCGGGCAATCACAAGACATCGGAACGGGTACCATGACACAGACCATCATCGTCGTCGGCGCCGGCCATGCCGGAGGCCAGGCCGTGGCAACCTTGCGGCAGAAGGGATTCGACGGCCGCATCATCATGATCGGCGACGAACCCTATGTCCCCTACGAGCGCCCGCCGCTCTCGAAGGCCGTGCTGGCCGGCGAACTGGAGGTCGAGCGGACCTTCCTGAAAAAGGACACGTGGTACCCGGATAAGCAGATCGATTTCCGCGCCAACACGCAGGTCACCGCCATCGACCGCCGCGCGAAGACGGTCACCACGTCCCATGGCGAGAACCTTGCCTATGACAAGCTGCTGCTGGCGACCGGTACCAGGGTCCGCAAGCTGCAGGCGCCGGGCGCCCACCTCGAGAACATCTTCTATCTGCGTGCCATCGACGACACGCTGGCGATCCGCAAGCAGATGAAGCCCGGCGCAAAGGTAGTGATCGTCGGCGGCGGCTATATCGGTCTCGAAGTGGCCGCCGTGGCGGTGAAGATGGGCTGCGACGTCACCGTGCTCGAAGGTCTGGACCGGGTGATGAGCCGTGTCGTGGCGCCGGAGGTCTCGGCATTCTACGACAAGGTGCACACCGACGCCGGTGTCAAGATCCGCACCGGCATGGCGGTGACCGGCTTCGAGGGCCATGGCAAGGTCGAGCGCGTCACCTGTGCCGATGATTCATTCTTTCCCGCCGATCTGGTCGTCATCGGTGTCGGCGTCTTGCCGAACGTCGAACTGGCAGCCGACGGCGACCTGGCCGTCGACAATGGAATCGTCGTCGACGAATACTGCCAGACCAGCGACGAGAACGTCTGGGCGGCCGGCGACTGCACCAACCATCCCAATGCGCTGCTGGGCCGTCGCCTGCGCCTGGAATCGGTCCAGAACGCCGTCGACCAGGCGAAGACCGCCGCCAACGCCATGTGCGGCGAGTTGAAGGAATATGCCGAAATACCGTGGTTCTGGTCGGATCAGTATGACCTGAAACTGCAGATCGTCGGCCTTTCCGAGCCCGGCGACGAGGTCGTGATCCGCGGCAACCCCGCCGAACGGAAATTTTCGGCGATCTACCTTCGGCACGGCAAGTTCGTGGCCATCAACGCCATCAACATGATCAAGGATTTCATGGCGGCCAAGAAGATGATCGCCGCAGGCACGCAGCTTGATCCGGTCCGTGCCGCCGACCCTGAAGTACCGCTGAAGGATCTGTAGTCGGCGGAATAGGTTGCAATGCTCCGCGCCTTTGGCTAGGAAGCGGCGAAAACCCGCAGCAGATACCCTCGAGGACACACATGGCAAAAATTCTCATCACCAACCGCGACGGCGAGCAGAGCGAGATCGAAGGCGAGATCGGCATCTCGGTGATGGAGAATCTGCGCGACAACGATTACGAACTGGAGGCCATCTGCGGCGGCCAGTGCTCGTGCGCTACCTGTCACATCTATATCGACGATGCATGGCTGTCCAAAGTCGGCGCTCGCAACGACGAAGAGAACGAGTTGCTTGAGGAACTGGACTGCGTCCAGCCCGGCTCGCGCCTGAGCTGCCAGATCGAGTTCAGCGAAGATCTGGACGGTCTGACACTGACCATCGCGCCGGACGAATGAGCCGCACGGCTCTCTGACTGAAAAGCCCGGCCTTGCGCCGGGCTTTTTGTTTCTAGAACGGCGCCGACATGAAAATGCCGCCCCGATACTCGGTATAGGACCGGCGGTCGCTGTTCGACGCGCCGCCGGCAAAGGAAAAGTTCACGGGTGGCTCGGCAGGCCGGGCCGACGCCGCGACTGGCAGGGCATTGCCATAACCATCGACCGGCGGCGTGCCGTTGTCGTAGGTCGACACGTTGTTGACCTCGCGGACATCGCTCCACAGACCGTAGCGAAGCTGGCCGTTGCCGAAAGCGAATTTCAGGCGATTGTCCGGCCTGACCCGGTAGGCGGTAAACCGCGGCATCGCCGAATAGGTGTCCCTGCCCCGGAGATTGAACGCATCGTCCTTGCAGACCGGACACGGCCGGGACTTGTAGCCGCGCGCATTGGTCACGCGCGGCAGGCCAGTCGCCCCGGCAAGCTTCAGTTTGGCGGGACGCCCCAGCAGACCGCTCGGCTCGGGAAGCCGCGCAAGCGCGTCCACCATCTGGAGAAATTCGCCACCGGCGTCGAACGCGGGCTGCGCGGCGCCCTCGCCGGCACGCACCGGCGTGACCATGAACGGAACAATGAGCAATGCCCAAAGCATCTTCATCTGAGTTCCCCCGTTGATGCCTTTGCAAAGGAATTAGGCCTCATTTGCCGGATTCCAACGGCGCCCTTGGCCATATCCTGCCGGTGGCATAGGCTCGGTGCAATCAAGGGGAGAGACATGACGAACCGTAAAAGCACCGTGGTTTTTCAGAACGCGTTTATCGTGAACGACATCGAGGCGGCGGTTGCCCGCTGGGTGAAAACCATGGGTGTCGGCCCATGGGTCATGCTGGAGAACATCAGCATGGCCAATGCCTTCTACAAGGGCAAGCCGACCACCATGAAGCTGCATGCCGCCCTGGCGGCGTCGGGCGGCATCCAGATGGAACTCATCCAGCCGTTGCACGACCATCCGTCGGTCTACCGGGACTACTTTCCCACCGGAAAGGAGGGCTTTCACCATATCGGTGTGCTGACCGACGACGTGCAGCGCGATGTAGAGATGTACCGGAAGCTGGGCCACGAGGTGATCGCCTCGGGAGGCAACCCGGACCAGACACACATCGCCTATGTGGACACCTGGAACACCGGCCATTGCCTGGTCGAACTGATCCACGCCGACCAGGCCTACATCAAGATGAGCCGCATGCTGGAAGACGCCGCCCGCACCTGGGACGGCAAGACCATGACCGTACCGCGCGCCTAAGGGGAAAGACCGATGAAACAGCACCAGAATCTCGTCATCACCCAGAATGCCTGGGTGGTCCGCGACCTCGATCAAGCCATCGCCCGATTTACCCGAACCATGAAAGTGGGTCCGTGGTTCATGATCCCGAAAATCGCCCTGAACACCGTCATGTATCGGGGAAAGCCGGCTGAACTCGACATCTCGGTGGCCGTGGCCTTCGCCGGGCATGTGCAGCTGGAGCTAATCGAGCAGCACAATGACAGCCCCTCGGCCTACCGCGACACGGTGCCGAAAGGCCAGGACGGCTATCACCACATCTGCTTCTATCCCGACGACTACGACGCCGAACTGGCCCGCTACATGTCGATGGGCTACGAGGTGGCGACCAGTGGGCAGGTCACCTCGGCCAACGACCGCCGGTTCTGCTACATCGACACCCGCAAGGACCTCAACTGCATGGTCGAGCTGGTCGATGCCCCGGAAGGCGGCAGCGTCGTCTGGGCGGCGCTGCGCGAGGCCACCGACAATTGGGACGGCAGGACCGACCCGATCCGGACCATGGGACTCTAGGACCGGTCCCTAGGGCGAGATGATCGTGCAATTATCGATCAGCATCTCGGCGCCGTTGATGAACTTGGCTTCGTCGGATGCCAGGAACAGCACTGTGTTGGCCACATCCTCCGGCTCGCCCAGGCCCGGACCGGGCGGGCCGGCGCTGGCCGGATCGGCGCCCTTTGGCGTGGTGCCGCCCTCGGCCGCCGCCTGCTTGATCATCTCGGTGGCGATGCCGCCGGGGTGTATCGAGTTGACCCGGATCCTGTAGCCCGACTGCTGGCAGTGAACCGCCGCCGACTTGGTCATCGAGCGCACCGCGCCCTTGGCCGCCGAATAGGCGAAGAATGGCGGAAAGCCGAGGAAGGCCGCCGTCGACGACACGTTGATGATCGAGTTCAGGTCGGCGTTCTGCTTCATCAGGCCGATGCCGTATTTCAGGCCGAAGAACACGCCGTCGGTCATGATCGAATGGACCCGCCGCCATTCCTCGGTGGTCGTGCTTTCGACCGTCTTGACCACCACGATGCCCGCATTGTTGACCAGCACGTTCAACTTGCCGAAATGGTCGGCGGTCTGCTTCAGCACCTGCTGCCAGCCATCCTCGTCGGTCACGTCCTGGCGGATGAAGATCGCGCCGTTGCCAGCCATCTGGGCCGTTTCTTCGCCGCCCGCCACGTTGACATCGGTGATGACGACCTTGCCGCCCTCCTCCGCCAGCCGGATCGCATCCGCCCTGCCCAGACCGGCGCCGCCGCCGGTGACCAGGCACACCTTGCCCTCGATTCGTCCCATGGAAACCTCCCCGTTTCGCTGATTGTCAGATGCCGCGGACCATCATGTGCATGCCGTCCGAATTGTCTTCCCGCAGCTTCTTGTACGGGGCGTATTCGGGGCCGAACCAGAATTTCCTGAAGGCGTCCTCGGACGGATACCGCAGGGCGATGAAAGACGCGTGCGGCCAGCTGCCGTCGAGTTGATCGTAGGTGTTGCCGGCGGCGCAGGCCTGCACGCCGAACCGGGCGCTGATCGGTGGCACTTCCGTGTAATAGGGCTTCATCGCCTCCATGTCGCGCGTGTCGCCGCCGCCGATCATGAACACGGCGCCGCTGCCGGTGGCGGGCAGCGGATCGTCGGTGAAGGCTTCCGCCAGGATGCAGTCCTGGTCGCTGGCCGCATCGCGAACCTCCTTCATCGGCTTGTATTCCGGCGAGTTCCAGAACGTCCGCGCCTGCGCCAGCGACGGAAAGCCCAGCAGCACCATGCGCTCGCGCTTGTACTTGCCGTCGAGCACTTCGGCATCGTTGTCGATGGCCAGGATCTGACCGCCATACGAGGCGAGAATCGGCGGCGCGCCCTCGACATATTTGGCCATGCCGGCCTCGTCCTTGATGTCGATGCCGATGAACATGTAAGCGACCTTGGTCATTCCCGTTTCCCCATTCTCAGTTAACGAACGCCGTGCATCAGCCGCTTCAGCAGCGGTGACAACAGCAACAACAGCAGCGCCGAGCCGACCGCGGTCCAGCCTACTGACATGAACATACTGCCATATACCGGCAGCGCATCGGCGACGGCGACGTCCTCGCCCGGCATATGCTTGATGCTGGACGTCATGGCGATCAGACCGGCGCCGTAATTGGCGAACGCGTTCGAGAGGAACCACACGCCCATCATCAGGCCGGTAATCCGTGCGATCGAAAGCTTGGTCACCGCCGACAGGCCGACCGGCGAAATGCACAGCTCGCCGGTCGAATGGAACAGAAAGCCCAGCACCAGCCAGCCGAACCAGACCTTGTCACCTTCGGCCGCCATCTGGATGCCGATGACGAACATGAAGAAGCCTAATCCCATCTGCAGCAGCCCGAGCGCGAACTTGAGCGGAATGTGCGGCTCCCGGCTGCGCCGGTCCAGACCTGCCCAGAGCGCCGCGAACACCGGGGCGAACAGGATGATGAACAGCGGATTGATCGACTGGATCTGGGACGGCACCACCGTCAGGCCGAACAGGCTGAGTTCGACACCGCGCTTGGCGAACAGCGCAATCGAGGTGCCGGTCTGCTCGAAGAATGCCCAGAACAGGGCATGGAACGGCATCAGGATCAGAATGGCGAAGATGCGGTCGCGCGCCACCGGCTCGAGCCGCAAGGCCGAATAGACGATGACCGCCAGCATCGCCAGACCGCCGGCGACGCCGAGTAGACCGCCGACAATATGGCTGTGCTGCACCAGCAGCCAGACCGGCAAAAGCGCGAGGATGCAGCCGCCGATCACCGTGTGCTGAACCGTCAATCCGGCAAAAACCGGGCGATCGAGCGCGGCCGGATCGGGCGCCTCGCCTTTGCCTTCCAGCCAGCCGCGGCCAAGCACGAACACCACCAGCCCCAGGAACATGCCGACGCCGGCCGCACCGAATCCGTATGACCAGCCATAGGTCTCGCCCAGCCAGCCGCACAGCAGCGGCGCCATCCACGCGCCAACATTGATCCCCATATAGAAGATGGTGAACCCGCCGTCGCGGCGCCGGTCGCCCTCGTCATAGAGGCTGCCGACGATGGACGAGATGTTGGCCTTGAGTAGGCCCGTCCCGACGATGATCAGCGCCAGCGAGAAGTACATGACCTGCATGGCGCCCAGATCGCGCGTGACGTTGCCGGCGGCATCGGCGGTCGCCTCCGCGCCCTCGAACGCCATGCCGAAATGGCCGAGCATGATCAGGATGCCGCCGAACAGCACGGCGCGGCGGAAGCCCAGCCAGCGGTCGGCGATAAAGCCGCCAATGATCGGCGAGATATAAACCATGGAGGTATAGGCGGCGAAGATGCCGTAGGCCGGGTCGTCGGCGAACAGGAAGTGCCGGGTCAGGTAGAAAATCAACAGGGCGCGCATGCCGTAATAGCTGAAGCGCTCCCACATCTCGGTGAGAAAAAGGATGGCCAGCCCGCGCGGGTGCCCCAGTATCTTGCCGCCCGCTGCCATGCCGTCCATGAGTTCCCCTTCCTCGTCCGCCCGCCACTATAGAGAAACGGAAGGCCTGCAAAAGAGCCTTATCATTCCGGCGTGCCGGGCTATAGTCGCCGCGACACAGAGGGAGATTCCGATGACCGACATCCACAAACCCGTGGACGCGACGCTGACGCTGGAAAACCGCGTCGCCGTCTTCACCTTGAACCGCCACGACGTGCGCAATGCGCTGACCGGCAACAATCTGATCCAGGACATCGTCGACACCTGCAAATGGGTCAATGCAACGCCGGAGGTGTCCGTGCTGGTCATCACCGGTGACGGCTCGGCATTCTCGGCCGGCGGCAACGTCAAGGCCATGAAAGCCCAGGGCAGCCAGACCGTCGGACACGTGGCGCAGACCTACCGCGACGGCATCCAGCGTATCCCGCAGGCGGTCCAGTCACTGGAAGTGCCGGTGATCGCCGCCGTCAACGGCCCGGCCATCGGCGCCGGCTGCGACCTCAGCCTGATGTGCGACATCCGCCTTGCCTCGACCGAAGCCATCTTCGGCGAGACCTTCGTGAATCTGGGCCTGATCTCGGGCGACGGCGGCGCATGGTTCCTGCCCAAGATCGTCGGCTACCAGCGCGCCGTCGAGCTGACCTTCTCGGGTCGCCTGGTGAAGGCCGACGAGGCGCTGACGCTGGGCATGGTGCTCGAAGTCGTCGAGCCGGACCAGTTGATGCCGCGGGCGCTCGAGATGGCCCGCCTGTTCGCCTCGAAGCCGCCGATCACCACCCGCTATACCAAGCGGCTGATGAAGCTGGCCGAGCGTGAGCAACTGAAGGACTTCCTCGACCAGTGCGCCTTCTTCCAGGGTGTCTGCCACCAGACCGCCGACCACCAGGAAGCTGTCGACGCGTTCATCGAAAAGCGTTCGGCCAACTTCGCCGGGCGCTAAGGCATCCGCAGCCGACCCCTCTCCCGCAACGGGAGAGGGGTCGGGCCGACGACGGATCGGCCATTCTCCCCTGGCCGGAATGCGCGCCGCCGCGCTGAATCCAGCCGGCCAAGATTCTCATCCCATTCGATTGAACTGCGCGAACAGAGCTCCACATACTGTTGAAAGAACACGTGTTTCTGAAAACGCGTGATTCACAAAACCGCAACAGGAAGGCTGCTCGATGAGACGCGAAATCGCGCTTCTCGCGATACTTCAATCCGTGCTGCCGGTCGTTGCGATGGCGCAGCAAGCCCCGCTGCCCGAAGCGGTCACGGCCATGCTGCGCATGGCCGCCGAGCGTGACGCGAAGGAACACACGACGCGTTATCTGGATGCTGCGGTGGCCATCGCCGCCGACGTCTATCCCGAAGCGCACGGCGCCGTGCTGGCCGAGGCCCAGCGCCTCGCGCCGGCCCGCGCCACCGGGCTGGCGTCGGTGATCAGCGGCGAGACGCGCAGCTCGGCGCCTCCTCAGGTCGCCGACGAGAAATCCGTGCCGCCCGCCAGCAAGGCGGCCGAGAAGGCCGCCGCACCCAAGCCCAGCGGTTTCCTGCCTGTCGATCATTGGAAGGGCGGCGTCGAACTCGGCGCGGCGATGAACAGTGGCAACGTCTCCAGCCGGTCTGTCGCCACAGCCGTCAACATGCTCAACGACCGCCAGAAATGGCGTCACAAGGTGGGCGCCACCTTCGGGCTGATCCGGACCGACGGCGTGACCACCAAGCGGGCGGCGACCGCCAGCTACCAGCTCGACCACAAGTGGACGCCGCGTTTCTATAATTACGGTTTGTTCGACTACAGCCGTGACCGGTTCGGGACATTCCACGAGCGCTATCTGGAGACGCTGGGCTTCGGCTACCGGGTCTTGCAGGGCGAAACCTATTCGCTCGACATCGAGGGCGGCGCAGCACTGCGCCAGAGCACGCCCACGCGGACCATGATCCGCGAGGACGAGTACGGCGGCCGCGTGAATACGGTGTTCAACTGGAATGTTTCGGACAGTTTCGCCATCAACAATACCGGGTCGGCTTTCGTGACGGACGCGCGCACATCGCTGGAGAACACCGTGGCGTTGAAAACCAAGATCACGGACCGCATTTCCGGCAAGCTGTCGTTCAATCTGAAGCACGACACCGAGGTGCCGATGGACACCGTCAGGACCTCGACCGAGACCAAGGCGACGCTGCTCTACAGCTTTTGATCCGCATCAAGATCATGAATTTGCTCGGCAATGTTTGAATTGCGCGAGCCGGGTCCCATATTCGTCTCAATCATAACGGGCACCAACCCGCCCAACTCCGGCAATTCCACGACAGCAAGGGGGTACGATGCAACGCGGGCTCGCGTTTCTCGCCGCTATTCAATTCATGGCACCGGTCGCCGCCATGGCCCAGGAGGCAAAACTGCCCGACGGCGTGGCAGTCATGCTGCGCAAGGCGGCTGACAGGGACATCCAGGAAAATACGTCGAGATATCTGGAGACGGCGGTGGTGATCGCTGCCGATGGCTATCCGAACCTGCGCGGCGAGATTCTTGCCGAAGCCGGGCGGCTGGCGCCAGGGCGGACCGGTGCGGTGACTGCCGCTGTTGCTAACCGGCAAATGCCGGCATCAGCAACGCCCGCGCCAGAGCCCCAGGCCGCCGTCAGCGTCCCAACGCCGCCCACCCCGCCCGCAAAGAAGCCAGTCCCGCCAAAACCCTCCGGTTTCGCCGGCTTCGACAACTGGACAGGTAATGTGGAGCTGGGCGCCAGCCTCAACAGCGGAAACATCTCTTCCCAGTCGATCGTTGCTGCCCTCAGCCTGCTCAACGACCGGCATAAGTGGCGCCACAAGCTGGGCGCCAGTTTCGGACTGCTCCGGACGAGCGGCACCACCACCAAGGAACAGGCGGCAGCCAAGTATCAGCTCGACTACAAGTGGAGCGACCGGCTCTACAATTTCGGCCTGGTCGAATACGAGCGCGACAAATACGGCGCGTTCCGCGAGCGGTTCCTGGAATCGATCGGCGTCGGCTACCGGGCGCTCGAGGGCGAAACCTATTCGCTGGACATCGAGGCCGGCGCCGCTGTGCGCCAGAGTACGCCCACTGCCACCATGATCAGCCAGACCGAGTATGGCGGGCGGCTGAATACGGTGTTCAACTGGGATGTTTCCGACACGTTCTCGATCATCAACACGGGATCGGTTTTCCTGTCCGACCGGCGAACCTCGCTGGAAGACACCGTCGCCTTCAAGACCAAGATCACCGAGACCATCTCGGGCAAGTTGTCATTCAATGTGAAGCACGACACCGATGTGCCGCTGGGGAACGCCAAGACCTCGACCGAAACCAAGGCGACGCTGCTCTACAGCTTCTAGAGGTAGCGCCGCTCGAACCGGCGCCCCAGTCCGGTGAGCAATTCGTAGGAGATCAGCCCGGCGGCGCTTGCAGCGTCGTCGAGCGTCCACTCCGGGCCGATCAGGTCGATCATGGCGCCCGGCGCGGCGGCGCTTTCCGGCGCATCCGTCACGTCCAGCGCGATCAGGTCCATGGAGACCCTGCCCGCAAACGGCACGATCACGCCGCCGGCACACGCCTTGCCTCGTCCGCTTGCAGGCGTTGGCCAGCCGTCGGCATAGCCGGCCGCGATCACCGCCAATCGCGCCGGACGCGTCGTGGTGTACGTCGCTTCATAGCCGACAGTCTCACCGGCTTCCACGAACCGCTCCTGCAGCACGCGGACGCTCAGCCGGACCACCGGTTTCATGGGATCAGGCCAGCCCTCGACAGGGTTGCCGCCATAAAGCGCGATCCCGACGCGCGCCAGATCGAAGCAATATGCCTCGCCGATCAGCACGCCGGCGGAATTGGCCAGGCTCGCCTGCGCGTCGGGGAACAGCGACCGCACCTGCCGGAATCGCTGCAACTGCCGGGCGTTCAACGGGTGCTCTGGCCGCCGTGCGCAGGCCAGATGACTCATCACCACGGCAATCCGGAAATTCTCGGGCGCCGACGCCGCCAGCGTTGCGGCTTCCGCCATTGTCATGCCCAGCCGGTTCATGCCGGTGTCCACGTGAATCATGGCCGCGCCGCGATCGCCGGCACGGCCACAGGCGTCGTTCCAGCGGGCGACCTGGTCCAGATCGTTCAGCACCGGCGTGAGCCGGGCTTCCCTGACGCTTTCCTCGTCGCCCGCCATCAGGCCGTTGAGCACGGCGATCTTCGCCTGGGGCAGCATGCGCCGCAGCGACAGCCCCTCGGCAATCGTGGCGACGAAGAACCGCCGGCAGCCCGCGTCCCACAGCGCCTTGCCCACCCTGCCCGCACCCAGTCCATAGGCGTCGGCCTTGACCGCGGCCGCAACCTCGGCGCCATGAGCCTGCGCCTGCATCAGCCGGTAATTGTCGGCCAGCGCGACCAAGTCGATCTCAATCACGCCCGCAGGCGGGACGGATTCCGTGTTCTGGGGATAGGAAAAGGCCATCACCGACAGGTAGCGCGCGCTTTGCCATTGCACAATAGCGGCCTGCGACGCGCATGCTCTATTCCCCAAATCGGCCCAAGACAATAGAGTTGCGACTGAGCGGGAATCGCCTAATGTGGCCGACGAACCGGCCGGTAACAAACCGCCCGCACACGATCTTGAAAGGGTTGCACATGAAATTGGGAATTCTTCTTGGCTATTCCGGTGGCCGAATGGATTTGGGCATCGAGTCCGTGAAACTGGCCGAGAGCCTGGGCTATGACAGCGCCTGGACCGCCGAGGCCTATGGCTCCGACGCGGTCACGCCCGCCGCCTGGGTGCTGGCGCAGACGACGAAGATCAAGGTCGGCACCTCGATCATGCAGATTCCCGCGCGCACGCCCGCCTGCGCCGCCATGACCGCCATG comes from the Emcibacter sp. SYSU 3D8 genome and includes:
- a CDS encoding FAD-dependent oxidoreductase, with the translated sequence MTQTIIVVGAGHAGGQAVATLRQKGFDGRIIMIGDEPYVPYERPPLSKAVLAGELEVERTFLKKDTWYPDKQIDFRANTQVTAIDRRAKTVTTSHGENLAYDKLLLATGTRVRKLQAPGAHLENIFYLRAIDDTLAIRKQMKPGAKVVIVGGGYIGLEVAAVAVKMGCDVTVLEGLDRVMSRVVAPEVSAFYDKVHTDAGVKIRTGMAVTGFEGHGKVERVTCADDSFFPADLVVIGVGVLPNVELAADGDLAVDNGIVVDEYCQTSDENVWAAGDCTNHPNALLGRRLRLESVQNAVDQAKTAANAMCGELKEYAEIPWFWSDQYDLKLQIVGLSEPGDEVVIRGNPAERKFSAIYLRHGKFVAINAINMIKDFMAAKKMIAAGTQLDPVRAADPEVPLKDL
- a CDS encoding 2Fe-2S iron-sulfur cluster-binding protein: MAKILITNRDGEQSEIEGEIGISVMENLRDNDYELEAICGGQCSCATCHIYIDDAWLSKVGARNDEENELLEELDCVQPGSRLSCQIEFSEDLDGLTLTIAPDE
- a CDS encoding VOC family protein, which produces MTNRKSTVVFQNAFIVNDIEAAVARWVKTMGVGPWVMLENISMANAFYKGKPTTMKLHAALAASGGIQMELIQPLHDHPSVYRDYFPTGKEGFHHIGVLTDDVQRDVEMYRKLGHEVIASGGNPDQTHIAYVDTWNTGHCLVELIHADQAYIKMSRMLEDAARTWDGKTMTVPRA
- a CDS encoding VOC family protein, with protein sequence MKQHQNLVITQNAWVVRDLDQAIARFTRTMKVGPWFMIPKIALNTVMYRGKPAELDISVAVAFAGHVQLELIEQHNDSPSAYRDTVPKGQDGYHHICFYPDDYDAELARYMSMGYEVATSGQVTSANDRRFCYIDTRKDLNCMVELVDAPEGGSVVWAALREATDNWDGRTDPIRTMGL
- a CDS encoding SDR family oxidoreductase, with translation MGRIEGKVCLVTGGGAGLGRADAIRLAEEGGKVVITDVNVAGGEETAQMAGNGAIFIRQDVTDEDGWQQVLKQTADHFGKLNVLVNNAGIVVVKTVESTTTEEWRRVHSIMTDGVFFGLKYGIGLMKQNADLNSIINVSSTAAFLGFPPFFAYSAAKGAVRSMTKSAAVHCQQSGYRIRVNSIHPGGIATEMIKQAAAEGGTTPKGADPASAGPPGPGLGEPEDVANTVLFLASDEAKFINGAEMLIDNCTIISP
- a CDS encoding DUF1330 domain-containing protein; this encodes MTKVAYMFIGIDIKDEAGMAKYVEGAPPILASYGGQILAIDNDAEVLDGKYKRERMVLLGFPSLAQARTFWNSPEYKPMKEVRDAASDQDCILAEAFTDDPLPATGSGAVFMIGGGDTRDMEAMKPYYTEVPPISARFGVQACAAGNTYDQLDGSWPHASFIALRYPSEDAFRKFWFGPEYAPYKKLREDNSDGMHMMVRGI
- a CDS encoding peptide MFS transporter: MDGMAAGGKILGHPRGLAILFLTEMWERFSYYGMRALLIFYLTRHFLFADDPAYGIFAAYTSMVYISPIIGGFIADRWLGFRRAVLFGGILIMLGHFGMAFEGAEATADAAGNVTRDLGAMQVMYFSLALIIVGTGLLKANISSIVGSLYDEGDRRRDGGFTIFYMGINVGAWMAPLLCGWLGETYGWSYGFGAAGVGMFLGLVVFVLGRGWLEGKGEAPDPAALDRPVFAGLTVQHTVIGGCILALLPVWLLVQHSHIVGGLLGVAGGLAMLAVIVYSALRLEPVARDRIFAILILMPFHALFWAFFEQTGTSIALFAKRGVELSLFGLTVVPSQIQSINPLFIILFAPVFAALWAGLDRRSREPHIPLKFALGLLQMGLGFFMFVIGIQMAAEGDKVWFGWLVLGFLFHSTGELCISPVGLSAVTKLSIARITGLMMGVWFLSNAFANYGAGLIAMTSSIKHMPGEDVAVADALPVYGSMFMSVGWTAVGSALLLLLLSPLLKRLMHGVR
- a CDS encoding enoyl-CoA hydratase-related protein, yielding MTDIHKPVDATLTLENRVAVFTLNRHDVRNALTGNNLIQDIVDTCKWVNATPEVSVLVITGDGSAFSAGGNVKAMKAQGSQTVGHVAQTYRDGIQRIPQAVQSLEVPVIAAVNGPAIGAGCDLSLMCDIRLASTEAIFGETFVNLGLISGDGGAWFLPKIVGYQRAVELTFSGRLVKADEALTLGMVLEVVEPDQLMPRALEMARLFASKPPITTRYTKRLMKLAEREQLKDFLDQCAFFQGVCHQTADHQEAVDAFIEKRSANFAGR
- a CDS encoding DUF481 domain-containing protein; this encodes MRREIALLAILQSVLPVVAMAQQAPLPEAVTAMLRMAAERDAKEHTTRYLDAAVAIAADVYPEAHGAVLAEAQRLAPARATGLASVISGETRSSAPPQVADEKSVPPASKAAEKAAAPKPSGFLPVDHWKGGVELGAAMNSGNVSSRSVATAVNMLNDRQKWRHKVGATFGLIRTDGVTTKRAATASYQLDHKWTPRFYNYGLFDYSRDRFGTFHERYLETLGFGYRVLQGETYSLDIEGGAALRQSTPTRTMIREDEYGGRVNTVFNWNVSDSFAINNTGSAFVTDARTSLENTVALKTKITDRISGKLSFNLKHDTEVPMDTVRTSTETKATLLYSF
- a CDS encoding DUF481 domain-containing protein; this translates as MQRGLAFLAAIQFMAPVAAMAQEAKLPDGVAVMLRKAADRDIQENTSRYLETAVVIAADGYPNLRGEILAEAGRLAPGRTGAVTAAVANRQMPASATPAPEPQAAVSVPTPPTPPAKKPVPPKPSGFAGFDNWTGNVELGASLNSGNISSQSIVAALSLLNDRHKWRHKLGASFGLLRTSGTTTKEQAAAKYQLDYKWSDRLYNFGLVEYERDKYGAFRERFLESIGVGYRALEGETYSLDIEAGAAVRQSTPTATMISQTEYGGRLNTVFNWDVSDTFSIINTGSVFLSDRRTSLEDTVAFKTKITETISGKLSFNVKHDTDVPLGNAKTSTETKATLLYSF
- the alr gene encoding alanine racemase — its product is MQWQSARYLSVMAFSYPQNTESVPPAGVIEIDLVALADNYRLMQAQAHGAEVAAAVKADAYGLGAGRVGKALWDAGCRRFFVATIAEGLSLRRMLPQAKIAVLNGLMAGDEESVREARLTPVLNDLDQVARWNDACGRAGDRGAAMIHVDTGMNRLGMTMAEAATLAASAPENFRIAVVMSHLACARRPEHPLNARQLQRFRQVRSLFPDAQASLANSAGVLIGEAYCFDLARVGIALYGGNPVEGWPDPMKPVVRLSVRVLQERFVEAGETVGYEATYTTTRPARLAVIAAGYADGWPTPASGRGKACAGGVIVPFAGRVSMDLIALDVTDAPESAAAPGAMIDLIGPEWTLDDAASAAGLISYELLTGLGRRFERRYL